The Collimonas fungivorans Ter331 genome has a segment encoding these proteins:
- the ppk1 gene encoding polyphosphate kinase 1, whose product MTFPLLNRELGVLAFNERVLAQAEDPAVPLLERLRFVCITSSNLDEFSEIRMSGLQEQIRVAVDGVTPDGMSLQHAYSTISERAQKLVARQYALFNDVLLPALNAEGIAFYQESEWNEEQTAWAHEFFKSELLPVLTPIGLDPAHPFPRVLNKSLNFAVKLSGKDAFGRETELAIVQAPRVLPRLVRMPEHLSAHAYGFVLLSSFMQRFVGELFPGLSIGGCYQFRVTRNSDLFVDEDEVTDLRLALQGELPTRQLGNAVRLEVADGTPASLVQRLLNQNGLAPGDCYRVNGAVNLVRLMPLPDLVDRPDLKFTPHSPVLPKAFVTGASVFDIIDQQDVLLHHPYESFQPVLELLQQAAIDPDVLAIKQTIYRTGNDSPLMSALMQAAKNGKEVTVVLELMARFDEETNIGWAAKLEAVGAHVVYGVFGYKTHAKMLLIVRRKRHAKHTKLKRYVHLGTGNYHPKTARLYTDFGLMTNDDKICEDVHHVFQQLTGFGKQVALKRLWQSPFTLHANVLLAIQKEVDAAKAGKQGYIIAKMNALLEPTVIEALYLASQAGVKIQLLIRGVCALQPGVPGLSENIKVRSVIGRFLEHHRVFYFYADGEEHVMLSSADWMDRNLFRRIETAFPILDGKLKRRVIEESLLVHLQDNASAWDMDSDGSYHRADPGEVTPLVSQIDLLSRF is encoded by the coding sequence ATGACTTTCCCATTGCTCAATCGCGAACTCGGTGTGCTTGCCTTTAACGAGCGGGTCCTGGCGCAAGCCGAAGACCCCGCGGTCCCCTTGCTGGAACGGCTGCGCTTTGTCTGCATCACCAGCAGCAACCTGGATGAGTTTTCCGAGATCCGCATGTCTGGCTTGCAGGAGCAGATCAGGGTAGCGGTGGACGGCGTAACGCCGGACGGCATGTCGCTGCAGCACGCCTACAGCACCATCAGCGAGCGCGCCCAGAAACTGGTGGCGCGGCAGTATGCCTTGTTCAACGATGTATTGCTGCCGGCGCTGAATGCCGAGGGCATCGCTTTTTACCAGGAGTCGGAATGGAACGAGGAGCAGACTGCCTGGGCCCATGAATTTTTCAAGAGTGAGCTGTTGCCGGTGCTGACGCCGATCGGCCTGGATCCGGCCCATCCTTTTCCGCGGGTGCTCAACAAGAGCCTGAATTTCGCGGTCAAGCTGAGCGGCAAGGATGCCTTCGGCCGCGAAACCGAACTGGCTATCGTGCAGGCGCCGCGGGTGTTGCCGCGCCTGGTCCGGATGCCGGAGCATCTGTCGGCGCATGCATACGGCTTTGTGCTGCTGAGCAGTTTCATGCAGCGTTTTGTCGGCGAGCTGTTTCCAGGCTTGTCTATCGGCGGCTGTTATCAGTTCCGCGTGACGCGCAACAGCGACTTGTTTGTCGACGAGGATGAAGTCACCGACCTGCGGCTGGCGCTGCAAGGAGAGCTGCCGACGCGCCAGCTGGGCAATGCGGTGCGGCTGGAAGTGGCGGACGGCACGCCGGCTTCGCTGGTGCAGCGGCTGCTGAACCAGAACGGCCTGGCGCCCGGCGACTGCTACCGGGTCAACGGCGCGGTCAACCTGGTGCGCCTGATGCCTTTGCCGGACCTGGTCGACCGGCCTGACCTGAAATTCACGCCGCATAGCCCGGTGCTGCCGAAAGCCTTCGTCACCGGCGCTTCGGTGTTCGATATCATCGACCAGCAAGACGTGCTGCTGCACCACCCCTACGAAAGTTTCCAGCCGGTGCTGGAGCTGTTGCAGCAGGCGGCGATCGACCCCGATGTGCTGGCCATCAAGCAAACCATTTACCGCACCGGCAACGATTCGCCGCTGATGAGCGCGCTGATGCAGGCGGCCAAGAACGGCAAGGAAGTCACGGTGGTGCTGGAGCTGATGGCGCGCTTCGACGAAGAAACCAATATCGGCTGGGCAGCCAAGCTGGAAGCGGTCGGCGCCCATGTGGTGTACGGCGTGTTCGGCTACAAGACGCATGCCAAGATGCTGCTGATCGTGCGCCGCAAGCGCCACGCCAAACATACCAAGCTGAAGCGTTATGTGCATCTCGGCACCGGCAACTATCATCCGAAAACCGCGCGCCTGTACACCGACTTCGGCCTGATGACCAACGACGACAAGATTTGCGAAGACGTGCACCACGTGTTCCAGCAGCTGACCGGTTTCGGCAAGCAGGTGGCGCTCAAGCGCTTGTGGCAATCACCGTTCACCTTGCATGCGAATGTCTTGCTTGCGATCCAGAAAGAAGTCGACGCCGCCAAGGCTGGCAAGCAGGGCTACATCATCGCCAAGATGAATGCATTACTGGAGCCGACGGTGATTGAAGCCTTGTACCTGGCGTCCCAGGCCGGGGTCAAGATCCAGCTGCTGATCCGCGGCGTGTGCGCCTTGCAGCCCGGCGTGCCGGGTTTGTCGGAAAACATCAAGGTGCGGTCCGTGATCGGGCGCTTCCTTGAGCATCACCGGGTATTTTATTTTTACGCCGACGGCGAGGAACATGTGATGCTGTCGAGCGCCGACTGGATGGACCGCAATCTGTTCCGCCGTATCGAAACGGCGTTTCCGATCCTGGACGGCAAGCTCAAGCGGCGCGTGATCGAAGAGAGCTTGCTGGTGCATCTGCAGGACAATGCATCGGCCTGGGACATGGACAGCGACGGCAGCTACCACAGGGCCGATCCTGGCGAGGTCACGCCGCTGGTCAGCCAGATCGACCTGCTGTCGCGTTTTTAA
- a CDS encoding amino acid ABC transporter permease, whose amino-acid sequence MELLDLLQQAAPTLLRGVGYTLVFAVASMLGGLLLGFPLAIARILPSRLARWPASVYVSLMRGTPLLVQIFVIYYGLPSIGISFSPLTAGILALSLNAGAYLSESLRGAILGVHTGQWAASYSIGLNYWQTLRHIVIPQAIRIAVPSMSNTLISLIKDTSLVSVITVTELMLATKEIIAVTFRPLPLYLAAAAIYWCLSLCFERLQSRLEDKLGQAHKSH is encoded by the coding sequence ATGGAATTACTGGATTTGCTGCAGCAGGCGGCGCCGACTTTGCTGCGCGGCGTAGGCTACACCCTGGTGTTTGCGGTGGCGTCGATGCTGGGCGGACTGCTGCTCGGTTTTCCCTTGGCGATTGCGCGCATCCTGCCTTCGCGCCTGGCGCGCTGGCCGGCCAGCGTGTATGTCAGCCTGATGCGCGGCACGCCGCTGCTGGTGCAGATCTTCGTGATTTATTACGGCCTGCCCAGCATAGGCATCAGTTTTTCACCGCTCACCGCGGGCATCCTGGCGCTCAGCCTGAATGCCGGCGCCTATCTGTCGGAAAGCCTGCGCGGCGCCATTCTCGGCGTGCATACGGGACAATGGGCCGCCAGCTACAGCATCGGCCTGAACTACTGGCAAACGCTGCGCCACATCGTGATTCCGCAGGCGATCCGGATCGCCGTGCCGTCGATGAGCAATACCCTGATCAGCCTGATCAAGGATACCTCGCTGGTGTCGGTCATCACGGTCACGGAACTGATGCTGGCCACCAAGGAAATCATCGCGGTGACCTTCCGTCCGCTGCCCCTGTACCTGGCGGCCGCGGCGATCTACTGGTGCCTGAGCCTGTGCTTCGAGCGTTTGCAAAGCCGCCTGGAAGACAAGCTGGGACAGGCCCACAAATCGCATTAA
- a CDS encoding transporter substrate-binding domain-containing protein gives MATTLSKLSKIAAAVLIAGVTLNAFAADLLDTVKTRGTLKVAMEGNYPPFNFKDPKSGELTGFEVDVAKLLAAKLGVKPEFTTTEWSGILAGLGAGKYDVILNQVGITEARQKAFDFSQPYTLSTAQLIVRKDEKRSFPTLESLKGYKLGLGQGTNFEQKAKAVAGIDVKTYPGSPEYLADLASGRIDAALNDRLLVGYLLKSSNLPLKAGATFGDIDKIGIPFQKGNPKFEAALNKALDEILKDGSFKQVSFKWFGFDVSKAPSAQ, from the coding sequence ATGGCCACCACACTGTCCAAACTGAGCAAGATTGCAGCAGCGGTACTGATCGCCGGAGTCACGCTCAATGCGTTCGCAGCAGACCTGCTGGATACCGTCAAAACCCGCGGCACCCTGAAAGTAGCGATGGAAGGCAACTATCCCCCGTTCAATTTCAAGGACCCGAAAAGCGGCGAGCTGACCGGCTTTGAAGTCGACGTCGCCAAACTGCTGGCGGCCAAGCTTGGGGTCAAGCCGGAATTCACCACCACCGAGTGGAGCGGCATCCTGGCGGGCCTCGGCGCCGGCAAATACGACGTCATCCTGAACCAGGTCGGGATTACCGAAGCGCGCCAGAAAGCCTTCGATTTTTCGCAGCCATACACCTTGTCGACCGCGCAGCTGATTGTCCGCAAAGACGAGAAGCGCAGCTTCCCTACTCTGGAATCGCTGAAGGGCTACAAGCTCGGCCTGGGCCAGGGCACCAACTTTGAGCAAAAAGCCAAGGCGGTTGCGGGCATCGATGTCAAAACCTATCCCGGTTCGCCTGAATACCTGGCCGACCTCGCCAGCGGCCGCATCGATGCAGCCTTGAACGACCGCCTGCTGGTCGGCTATCTGCTGAAGAGCTCCAACCTGCCGCTGAAAGCCGGCGCCACCTTTGGCGACATCGACAAGATCGGCATCCCTTTCCAGAAAGGCAATCCGAAATTCGAGGCAGCGCTGAACAAAGCGCTCGACGAAATCCTGAAAGACGGCAGTTTCAAGCAAGTGTCCTTCAAGTGGTTCGGTTTCGATGTTAGCAAAGCGCCATCGGCGCAATGA
- a CDS encoding Rossmann-like and DUF2520 domain-containing protein: protein MAGTAGSAGATGQLGANAPTLSIIGCGKLGRTLGRLWHDSRTFTLLDILNRSSASAQEASAFIGAGSAAASCAGLRNADVYLIAAGDDQIAACCNALAAAGKLQPGSIVFHCSGALSSLELAAASERGAAVASIHPIRSFAVPQQVAEHFAGTWCGSEGDAAALAVLGPAFNAIGAQLVSIHREQKTLYHAAAVFASNYQVTLIDIAQQAYVAAGIAPELALKLIEPLLSESAANAFRLGPAAALTGPIARGDMATVARQYQAVQEWQPQAAGLYQQFAALTSDLAQRKKNGAS from the coding sequence ATGGCTGGAACAGCAGGAAGCGCTGGAGCAACTGGGCAACTAGGCGCAAACGCGCCTACCCTGAGCATCATCGGCTGCGGCAAGCTTGGCCGCACCCTGGGCCGGCTGTGGCACGACAGCCGGACGTTTACCCTGCTCGACATCCTGAACCGCTCGAGCGCCAGCGCGCAAGAAGCCAGCGCCTTCATCGGCGCCGGCAGCGCAGCGGCTTCCTGCGCCGGCCTGCGCAACGCCGACGTCTACCTGATCGCAGCCGGCGACGACCAGATCGCCGCCTGCTGCAACGCCCTCGCCGCCGCCGGCAAACTGCAGCCAGGCAGCATCGTGTTCCATTGCAGCGGCGCCCTGTCGTCGCTCGAACTGGCAGCTGCGTCCGAACGCGGCGCCGCTGTCGCCAGCATCCACCCGATCCGCAGTTTCGCCGTGCCGCAACAGGTCGCCGAGCATTTCGCCGGCACCTGGTGCGGCAGCGAAGGCGATGCCGCCGCCCTCGCCGTCCTCGGCCCGGCGTTCAACGCCATCGGCGCGCAGCTGGTGAGTATCCATCGCGAGCAAAAAACCCTGTACCACGCTGCGGCGGTCTTCGCTTCCAACTACCAGGTGACGCTGATCGACATCGCGCAACAGGCTTACGTTGCGGCCGGAATAGCACCCGAGCTCGCCTTGAAGCTGATCGAGCCATTGCTGTCGGAAAGCGCGGCCAACGCCTTCCGTCTCGGCCCCGCCGCCGCCCTTACCGGCCCCATTGCGCGCGGCGACATGGCTACTGTCGCCAGGCAATATCAGGCGGTCCAGGAATGGCAACCGCAGGCCGCCGGGCTGTATCAGCAATTCGCTGCGTTGACTAGCGATCTGGCTCAGCGCAAGAAAAACGGCGCGTCATAA
- a CDS encoding ATP-binding cassette domain-containing protein, which produces MIRFLQVSLMRGIKPLLDNVEVTLNPGDKIGLIGANGAGKSSLFGLLRGELHADQGEIDFPSKWRMAYVAQETPALDRPAIEYAIDGDVTLRRLEEELAFLESEPESTSNGILIGELYSALADADAYTVRSRAEQLLTGLGFSLAQMDQPVASFSGGWRMRLNLAQALMCPSDLLLLDEPTNHLDLDAIIWLEDWLKRYPGTLIIISHDRDFLDGVVNVIVHIDERKLKRYSGNYSSFERQRSAQLELAAGTLEKQMRQRAHLESFINRFKAQASKARQAQSRMKALAKMEELAPLRAAAEFSFEFRVPLSAPNPLLVMEDVSAGYRTESETSHDVTEKVIVSGINFSLQIGQRIGLLGVNGAGKSTFIKTIAEELKPLRGDAQFGKGLSIGYFAQHQVEMLRHDESPLWHMGKIAPTVREQELRNFLGSFNFNGTMVTSSIAPFSGGEKARLALALIVWQRPNLLLLDEPTNHLDLETREALTMALAQFEGTLVLVSHDRHLLRATTDQFIIVADGKVAPFDGDLDDYKDWLFKTKLAAKNGATAGTTANALPKAGSKATIASAVAPAAAAAVDNADRREQKRAEAEARQKLATQKKPIEARIKRLDEQIAKRGAQKHTVDTRLADPEIYDKDKKKELAALLADQAFYAKELTQLEAEWLEQQEALEQLGN; this is translated from the coding sequence ATGATACGTTTTTTACAAGTTTCCCTGATGCGCGGCATCAAGCCATTGCTCGACAATGTCGAGGTCACCCTCAACCCGGGCGACAAGATCGGCCTGATCGGCGCCAACGGCGCCGGCAAGTCCAGCCTGTTCGGGCTGTTGCGCGGGGAACTGCATGCCGACCAGGGCGAGATCGATTTCCCGTCGAAATGGCGCATGGCCTACGTCGCCCAGGAAACCCCGGCACTGGACCGCCCGGCGATTGAATACGCTATCGACGGCGACGTCACCCTGCGCCGGCTGGAAGAAGAACTGGCGTTCCTGGAAAGCGAACCGGAAAGCACCTCCAACGGCATCCTGATCGGCGAGCTGTACAGCGCCCTGGCCGATGCCGACGCCTACACGGTGCGTTCGCGCGCCGAACAGTTGCTGACCGGCCTCGGTTTCTCGCTGGCGCAAATGGACCAGCCGGTAGCCAGCTTCTCCGGCGGCTGGCGCATGCGCCTGAACCTGGCGCAGGCGCTGATGTGCCCATCCGACCTGCTGCTGCTCGATGAACCGACCAACCACTTGGACCTGGACGCCATCATCTGGCTGGAAGACTGGCTCAAGCGCTATCCCGGCACCCTGATCATCATCTCCCATGACCGCGATTTCCTGGACGGCGTGGTGAATGTCATCGTGCATATCGACGAACGCAAGCTGAAGCGCTACTCCGGCAACTATTCCTCGTTCGAACGCCAGCGTTCCGCGCAGCTGGAACTGGCTGCCGGCACCCTGGAAAAACAGATGCGCCAGCGCGCCCATCTGGAATCGTTCATCAACCGCTTCAAGGCTCAGGCCAGCAAGGCCCGCCAGGCGCAGAGCCGGATGAAGGCGCTGGCCAAGATGGAAGAACTGGCGCCATTGCGCGCAGCAGCCGAATTCTCTTTCGAATTCCGCGTACCGCTGAGCGCGCCTAACCCGCTGCTGGTGATGGAAGATGTGAGCGCCGGCTACCGCACCGAAAGCGAGACCAGCCACGATGTCACCGAAAAGGTGATCGTCTCCGGCATCAACTTCTCGCTGCAGATCGGCCAGCGCATCGGCCTGCTGGGCGTCAACGGCGCCGGCAAATCGACTTTCATCAAAACCATCGCGGAAGAACTTAAGCCGCTGCGCGGCGACGCCCAGTTCGGCAAAGGCCTGTCGATCGGCTATTTTGCCCAGCACCAGGTAGAAATGCTGCGCCATGACGAATCGCCGCTGTGGCACATGGGCAAGATCGCACCGACCGTGCGCGAACAGGAACTGCGCAACTTCCTCGGCAGCTTCAATTTCAACGGCACCATGGTGACCAGCTCGATCGCACCGTTTTCCGGCGGCGAAAAAGCGCGCCTGGCGCTGGCCCTGATCGTCTGGCAACGTCCCAACCTGCTGCTGCTGGATGAACCGACCAACCATCTGGACCTGGAAACCCGCGAAGCGCTGACCATGGCGCTGGCGCAGTTCGAGGGCACGCTGGTGCTGGTATCCCATGATCGCCATCTGTTGCGCGCCACCACCGACCAGTTCATCATCGTTGCCGACGGCAAGGTAGCACCGTTCGACGGCGACCTCGACGATTACAAGGACTGGCTGTTCAAGACCAAGCTGGCGGCCAAGAACGGCGCGACCGCCGGGACTACTGCTAACGCGCTGCCGAAAGCCGGCAGCAAGGCCACCATCGCCAGCGCGGTGGCGCCGGCGGCAGCTGCTGCAGTCGACAACGCCGACCGCCGCGAACAGAAACGCGCGGAAGCGGAAGCCAGGCAAAAGCTGGCAACGCAGAAGAAGCCTATCGAAGCGCGCATCAAGCGCCTGGACGAACAGATCGCCAAACGCGGCGCGCAGAAGCATACTGTCGATACGCGCCTGGCCGATCCGGAAATCTACGATAAAGACAAGAAAAAGGAATTGGCGGCGCTGCTCGCCGATCAGGCGTTTTATGCCAAGGAACTGACGCAACTGGAGGCGGAATGGCTGGAACAGCAGGAAGCGCTGGAGCAACTGGGCAACTAG
- the prmB gene encoding 50S ribosomal protein L3 N(5)-glutamine methyltransferase, giving the protein MTPQSFTTIRDLLRYAVTRFNTAGLFFGHGSSNALDEAAYLILHTLKLPLDKIEPFFDAHLLRHEVDAVLQVIEKRSVDRIPAAYITNEAWLGDYRFYVDQRVIVPRSFIAELIPDHFSPWLQDPEAVSNILELCTGSGCLPIMLADAFPQAHVDTADISADALAVARRNVDDYELQDRITLIESDLYSKVPAKKYDLIVTNPPYVNSGSMGKLPPEYLREPQIALAGGDDGMDLVRKIVAGAKQRLTPDGVLVVEIGNERAFAEAAFPDLEMTWVSTSAGDDMVFLLTADQLP; this is encoded by the coding sequence ATGACACCACAATCCTTTACCACCATCCGCGACCTGCTGCGCTATGCCGTGACCCGCTTCAACACCGCCGGCCTGTTCTTCGGCCACGGCAGCAGCAACGCGCTGGACGAGGCGGCTTACCTGATCTTGCATACGCTGAAGCTGCCGCTGGATAAAATCGAGCCGTTTTTCGATGCGCACCTGCTGCGCCATGAAGTCGACGCCGTGCTGCAAGTCATCGAAAAGCGCAGCGTCGACCGCATTCCCGCCGCCTACATCACCAACGAAGCCTGGCTGGGCGATTACCGCTTCTACGTCGACCAGCGCGTGATCGTGCCGCGCTCCTTCATCGCCGAACTGATTCCGGACCATTTCTCGCCTTGGCTGCAAGACCCGGAGGCGGTCAGCAACATCCTGGAACTGTGCACCGGCTCCGGCTGCCTGCCTATCATGCTGGCGGACGCTTTCCCGCAGGCGCACGTCGATACCGCGGATATCTCGGCCGATGCGCTGGCCGTGGCGCGCCGCAACGTCGACGACTATGAACTGCAGGACCGCATCACGCTGATCGAATCCGACCTGTACAGCAAGGTGCCGGCCAAGAAATACGACCTGATCGTCACCAACCCGCCGTATGTCAATTCGGGTTCGATGGGCAAGCTGCCGCCGGAATACCTGCGCGAACCGCAAATCGCCCTCGCCGGCGGCGACGACGGCATGGACCTGGTGCGCAAGATTGTCGCCGGCGCCAAGCAGCGCCTGACCCCGGACGGCGTGCTGGTGGTCGAAATCGGCAACGAGCGCGCTTTCGCCGAAGCGGCATTCCCCGACCTGGAAATGACCTGGGTCTCGACCAGCGCCGGCGACGACATGGTGTTCCTGCTGACGGCAGACCAGTTGCCCTAG
- a CDS encoding methyltransferase regulatory domain-containing protein, which translates to MADTKKDIVEQAYDATPYTSHPFKATAPEHLAAVATLFNLKPPGTGNARVLELGCASGGNLIPHAQQNPGGRYVGVDLSQVQIKAGQRRIAALGLPNIDLHHMSITDIGPAFGQFDYIICHGVYSWVPPQVQDAILRVCAANLVADGVAIISYNTYPGWKFKEVVREAMLFRGNKYENPADKLAHARGMFNFMHEMSGKGSVLNQVLEQHATVLNGQFDDYYLLHEYLEPYNSPCYLSEFMARAREHKLGYLADAETQSMFVGNLGSNISEPLLRECGNDQVVLEQYMDFLRNRQFRHTLLVHAEQQGQIRYQLDPARLVQLHYACVVDSGAAAITHDDAGQSIKLGEQQLQITGTVNKVALQVLGERFPATMRVAEIVAAVRQRLGREQDDGSAAVDTDTVVKLMEILIIRGAVDYRVQALDAAYSVAEKPLALAAARADIALDPEFMPTSLWHQRIPLNIIQKLLLPKLDGSHTQAQLVDFILQQEQQKMLEFKDKDGQRIADPQALRTEAGEHVRNALHALRYNAVLIES; encoded by the coding sequence ATGGCCGATACCAAAAAAGACATCGTCGAACAAGCATACGATGCGACGCCATACACCTCTCATCCTTTCAAGGCCACCGCGCCGGAACACCTGGCGGCGGTAGCAACCCTGTTCAACCTGAAACCGCCCGGCACCGGCAATGCGCGCGTGCTGGAGCTGGGTTGCGCCTCCGGCGGCAACCTGATTCCGCATGCCCAGCAAAATCCCGGCGGGCGCTATGTCGGGGTCGACCTGTCCCAAGTACAGATCAAGGCCGGGCAACGCCGCATCGCCGCCCTTGGACTGCCGAACATCGACCTGCATCACATGAGCATCACCGACATCGGCCCGGCGTTCGGCCAGTTCGACTACATCATTTGCCACGGCGTCTACAGCTGGGTGCCGCCGCAGGTGCAAGACGCCATCTTGCGCGTCTGCGCTGCAAACCTGGTGGCCGACGGCGTCGCCATCATCAGCTACAACACCTACCCGGGCTGGAAGTTCAAGGAAGTGGTGCGCGAAGCCATGCTGTTTCGCGGCAACAAATATGAAAATCCCGCCGACAAGCTTGCGCATGCACGCGGCATGTTCAATTTCATGCATGAAATGTCCGGCAAAGGCAGCGTGCTCAACCAGGTGCTGGAACAACATGCCACTGTGCTCAACGGCCAGTTCGACGATTATTACCTGCTGCACGAATACCTGGAGCCGTACAACTCGCCCTGCTACCTGAGCGAATTCATGGCGCGTGCGCGCGAACACAAGCTCGGTTACCTGGCGGATGCCGAAACGCAATCCATGTTTGTCGGCAACCTGGGCAGCAACATTTCCGAACCGCTGCTGCGCGAATGCGGCAACGACCAGGTAGTGCTGGAACAATATATGGATTTCCTGCGCAACCGCCAGTTCCGCCACACCCTACTGGTGCATGCCGAGCAGCAAGGCCAGATCAGGTACCAGCTGGATCCGGCCCGGCTGGTCCAGCTGCATTACGCCTGCGTCGTCGATAGCGGCGCCGCCGCAATCACCCATGACGACGCCGGGCAGTCGATCAAGCTCGGCGAGCAGCAGCTGCAGATCACCGGAACGGTCAACAAAGTCGCCCTGCAAGTGCTGGGCGAACGTTTCCCTGCCACCATGCGCGTGGCAGAGATCGTCGCCGCCGTCCGCCAGCGCCTGGGACGCGAACAGGATGACGGTAGCGCCGCAGTCGATACGGACACGGTGGTCAAACTGATGGAGATACTGATCATCCGCGGCGCCGTCGATTACCGGGTGCAAGCGCTGGATGCCGCGTACAGCGTGGCGGAAAAGCCGCTTGCCCTGGCCGCGGCCCGCGCCGACATCGCGCTGGACCCGGAATTCATGCCGACCAGCCTGTGGCACCAGCGGATTCCCCTGAATATCATCCAGAAACTGCTGCTGCCCAAACTTGACGGCAGCCATACCCAGGCCCAGCTGGTCGACTTCATCCTGCAGCAAGAACAGCAGAAAATGCTCGAATTCAAGGATAAGGACGGCCAGCGCATAGCCGATCCGCAGGCATTGCGCACCGAAGCCGGCGAGCATGTCCGGAATGCCCTGCACGCACTCAGATATAATGCTGTCTTGATCGAATCCTGA
- the dapE gene encoding succinyl-diaminopimelate desuccinylase yields MSNDSKTLALAEQLIALSSVTPQDKGCQALLIELLAPLGFACETMQSGDVTNLWARKGTTRPLLVFAGHTDVVPTGPREQWQSDPFLPSHRDGKLYGRGAADMKTSIAAMVVAVEEFTLARPDHAGSIAFLITSDEEGPATDGTVVVCEKLKARGEQLDYCIVGEPTSSSTLGDMIKNGRRGTMSGKLTVKGIQGHIAYPQLAKNPIHLAAPALAELAAEKWDKANEYYLPTSWQMSNIHGGTGASNVIPGEVVIDFNFRFSTASSVEGLQQRVHAILDKHGLEYTLAWTVGGRPFLTPRGTLSDAIAAAIKVETGINTELSTTGGTSDGRFIAQICPQVIEFGPPNASIHKIDEHVEVQFIDPLKNIYRRTLENLLPPAST; encoded by the coding sequence ATGAGCAACGATAGCAAAACCCTGGCGCTGGCCGAACAACTGATTGCCTTGTCGTCCGTGACGCCGCAAGACAAAGGCTGCCAGGCGCTCCTGATCGAACTGCTGGCGCCGCTCGGTTTTGCCTGCGAAACCATGCAGTCGGGCGACGTCACCAACCTGTGGGCACGCAAAGGCACGACACGGCCGCTGCTGGTGTTTGCCGGCCACACCGACGTGGTGCCGACCGGCCCGCGCGAACAATGGCAGTCCGATCCCTTCCTGCCCAGCCATCGCGACGGCAAGCTGTACGGCCGCGGCGCGGCAGACATGAAGACCTCGATTGCAGCGATGGTGGTGGCGGTGGAAGAATTCACGCTGGCCCGCCCGGACCATGCCGGCTCCATCGCTTTCCTGATCACCAGCGATGAAGAAGGCCCGGCTACCGACGGCACCGTGGTGGTCTGCGAAAAACTCAAGGCGCGCGGCGAGCAGCTTGATTACTGCATCGTCGGCGAACCGACCTCCAGTTCGACGCTGGGCGACATGATCAAGAACGGCCGCCGCGGCACCATGTCCGGCAAGCTCACGGTGAAAGGCATACAGGGCCATATCGCCTATCCGCAACTGGCGAAAAACCCTATCCACCTAGCGGCGCCGGCGCTGGCGGAACTGGCTGCCGAAAAATGGGATAAGGCCAATGAATATTACCTGCCGACTTCCTGGCAGATGTCGAACATCCACGGCGGCACCGGCGCTTCCAATGTAATTCCCGGCGAAGTCGTCATCGATTTCAACTTCCGCTTTTCCACCGCCAGCAGCGTCGAAGGTTTGCAGCAGCGCGTGCACGCCATCCTCGATAAACATGGCCTGGAATACACCCTGGCCTGGACCGTAGGCGGCCGGCCGTTCCTGACGCCGCGCGGCACGCTGAGCGATGCCATCGCCGCCGCCATCAAGGTCGAAACCGGCATCAACACCGAGCTGTCCACTACCGGCGGCACTTCGGACGGACGTTTCATTGCGCAGATCTGTCCGCAAGTAATCGAATTCGGGCCGCCCAACGCCAGCATCCACAAGATCGACGAACATGTTGAAGTGCAGTTTATCGATCCCCTGAAAAACATCTACCGCCGCACGCTGGAAAACCTGCTGCCGCCTGCTTCGACTTAA
- a CDS encoding ArsC family reductase, producing MAITLYGIPNCDTVKKARTWLEDQEIAYTFHNFKKDGVSAELITTWLKDIPWDTLVNRKGTTWRGLPEQRRNGITDGISATPLMLELPSVIKRPVLFTGKQAYVGFSDALYQEIFSQ from the coding sequence ATGGCAATTACACTTTATGGTATTCCCAATTGCGACACAGTCAAGAAAGCCCGCACCTGGCTTGAAGACCAAGAGATCGCATACACCTTCCACAATTTCAAGAAAGACGGCGTCAGCGCCGAGCTGATCACCACGTGGCTCAAGGACATTCCCTGGGATACGCTGGTCAACCGCAAGGGCACTACCTGGCGCGGCTTGCCGGAACAGCGCCGCAACGGCATCACCGACGGCATCAGCGCCACTCCCCTGATGCTGGAACTGCCGTCCGTCATCAAGCGGCCGGTGCTGTTCACCGGCAAGCAAGCCTATGTCGGCTTTTCGGATGCGCTGTACCAAGAGATATTCAGCCAATAA